The sequence TTGGGCCCGTAGATCAGCATCGAAGAGTTTAACTAACAAATCTCCCTTTTTAACTGGCTGGCCTTCCTGAATATTTAACTGGGTGATTCGGGCCGAAATTTCAGGATAGATATCAACCTGTTCGGCTGCGAGCAATGATCCGCTGGAAACGACATCTTCCTTCAGATTTTTCATAATGACAACGAAGCCATTGACACTGGCCATTCCGCCACCGCCCCCTCCGCCTTTACCACCTGATCCGCCTTTACCCGCTCCACCTTTGGCGTCGCCACCGCCACCGGGGCCGCCCGAATTGGCTCCAGGAGCCGGATGTAACACTTTATTGTACACAATTATCCCGCCGAGTACCAGAACGACGAGACCGATAGCAATCCATCTTTTCACGGAGTAGTATTTTGCAATAAGGAACTTGATTTCTAACGGTAGAGAAGCCGTATTTGTTACAAACTACAAAGCTATTAATGTTGACGACTATATCAACAGCCAGATGCCTGTATATGAGCTATTTTTATAAGAATTTTGAATCTATTTCTGAGTCAATAATTATGTGTTTTATCCGTAGAAATGCTTACGATAGTCTAAGGGTGTTCAGGCACTATAAAGAGTGTATACCATGATTATGAGCATACTATTGTTTAGCCATTTTTTAGAGCTTATTGGGCATTTTAGCAGTTTTACTTATAAAACTCTGTCCAATAGGTAGCTTATGTTCTCAGTCGAAAATTTGTTTCAGTTAAACTGTTTTACAAACTGAGTCGTATAGTCAACTGCTTGAATTAGGTAACATGGCCTGGCTGATTGGGCTTGATATGACTCGAAGCTCCACGTAGATCACCCTTTTTAATGGTTATTTTCGATATTTCTCGAACGATGTCTGCATTTGAACCTGGAACAAGGATCGGCTAATCTCTACCTGTACGATCAAGATTGCTCACGAATCCATAATCATCAGCAATTCGCTGATCATCATAGCGGTGGCGCCCCAGACACGCTGCCCCTTAATCTGGTAAAATGGAGCATCGACAACAACCCCTCTCACCTCGATCTGGCTATCGCCAACAATAGTCTCGTCCAGTAAGGTATCCAGATCAACTTCTACAACAGCTTCCACTTCGCGGGGATCGGGGTAATAATCCGGGCGATAAGGAAGCATACCGACAACTGGCTGAACATAGAAATTACTTGGGGGAATAAATAACTCGGTCAATAAACCCAGCACTTTCACATCAGACACCCGGATACCAACTTCTTCCTGAGCCTCCCGTAAAGCCGTTCGGGTTAAGTTTTCGTCGAACCGTTCCATTCGCCCGCCCGGAAAAGCCATCTGACCCGCATGGACTCCATCATACTGCGGGCGAAGAATTAACGGCAGATAGATCGAGTCCTGATACGGGTAAAAACAAATCAACACTGCACTCCGTCGCGTCCGTTCATTGGGTTTAATTCCCAAGCGATAGCGGGCCGCCGATGCCATTTTCTGATGGGCTACTTCGCCGGGTAGCGGTTTCATCAATCGCTTGCGAAGGTCTTCAGTAAAGTTATGGAACGAGGTGTCGATCATATTGGTATCTAGTTTTTGGCGTCTGGATCACGTATTCGTTGTCTGACTGAAATCGATTTCCGAAAACCTAAAACTCATTTATATAAACTCACAAGCTGCTCGGCACAGCGTTCGCCGTCCATTGCAGCCGAAACAATACCACCCGCATAGCCAGCTCCTTCGCCACATGGAAACAGCCGCCGGACCTGTACATGCTCGCATGTATCGCGATCACGTGGAATCCGAACGGGCGACGAAGTGCGACTTTCAACCCCAATTACCTGACCGTCGTTGCTCAGGTAGCCGCGCATCTTCCGGCCAAAATCGCGCAGCCCTTCCCGTAATGGCTGTACAATATGATCGGGTAGGACCTCAGCCATATCTACCGATGCTAAACCCGGTTGATAGGATGTCGGTAACAACTCACTTGAAACCCGCCCATCCACAAAATCAGCTACGAGTTGAGCTGGTGCTGTTTGAGATGGCTGATCCTTGCTCTTTCCTCCCATACGGCAAGCCCAGCGTTCCAGATCCTGTTGCAAAGCTAACCCAGCGAGTGGTC comes from Spirosoma aureum and encodes:
- a CDS encoding NUDIX hydrolase, which produces MIDTSFHNFTEDLRKRLMKPLPGEVAHQKMASAARYRLGIKPNERTRRSAVLICFYPYQDSIYLPLILRPQYDGVHAGQMAFPGGRMERFDENLTRTALREAQEEVGIRVSDVKVLGLLTELFIPPSNFYVQPVVGMLPYRPDYYPDPREVEAVVEVDLDTLLDETIVGDSQIEVRGVVVDAPFYQIKGQRVWGATAMMISELLMIMDS